One segment of Triticum aestivum cultivar Chinese Spring chromosome 2A, IWGSC CS RefSeq v2.1, whole genome shotgun sequence DNA contains the following:
- the LOC123188979 gene encoding uncharacterized protein isoform X7, with translation MAKKTPSPPPRARSRRGAAPPSPTPAAALSPPFSPAPLRTRLGAAAAAAAAAAAAAAAASSSPVEHPCVTLWEWCPVMVEGEERKLAVSGFTERNDAFTSAPIAHRYEPLTLQDEGGVVVLLHGSINLLRMRENGFSVQICEQFMIGFPSWWETWDSHMGSYPNCFIDPREGSAQFYLEKFQLGNFIQKFGPLFIEDLLNNAKNFPIDHLDAFTESSRFQEYNCGNDASTKENSAASDDARPATVANVEIGLTASSISQERDHVDIECNVSLASAETYTGDETCKEAGNQNDTMHPDAREDDAGSHLFNSDWTCTMFPDHMPNDSEGGNATSAENTTMSPDNMPNDSEGGNVTSAKNATMSPDHMSPDNMPNDSEGGNAPSAENSVELLAKYHLAIVPPESANCCSEIPGASQSVEPSSYESTPVASLKNQHCLETTEHITLTQKAVSNEDTPSSIHSDVQSQEKQTVGSAEKRRSAKQVLERPTRSPMTRTSAPYGHKSRLTRSRAQSLSISTPECLKMRRTKSGTMSSVGFCYLNNLPIVLG, from the exons ATGGCAAAAAAGACCCCCAGCCCTCCGCCGAGGGCAAGATCTCGCCGGGGCGCGGCGCCGCCGTCGCCAACCCCAGCCGCTGCTCTGAGCCCTCCCTTCTCCCCTGCCCCGTTGCGCACCCGCcttggcgctgctgctgctgctgcggcggcggcggccgccgccgccgccgccgcctcctcatcCCCCGTCGAGCACCCATGC GTCACGCTGTGGGAATGGTGTCCGGTGATGGTGGAAGGGGAGGAGCGGAAGCTCGCGGTTTCCGGCTTCACTGAAAG GAATGACGCATTCACTTCTGCACCCATAGCACATCGTTATGAGCCTCTCACGCTCCAGGATGAAGGTGGGGTTGTGGTGCTCCTTCATGGTTCAATTAACTTATTGCGAATGCGTGAAAATGGATTTTCTGTGCAG ATATGCGAACAATTCATGATTGGATTTCCGTCCTGGTGGGAGACTTGGGATTCACACATGGGGTCTTACCCAAACTGTTTTATTGATCCACGAGAGGGTTCAGCTCAGTTTTACCTGGAGAAATTCCAGCTAGGCAATTTTATTCAAAAGTTTGGACCCTTGTTCATCGAGGACCTTCTTAATAATGCTAAAAATTTCCCAATCGACCATCTCGATGCATTCACAGAGAGTTCAAGATTCCAGGAATACAACTGTGGAAATGATGCTTCAACCAAGGAAAATTCTGCTGCTTCAGATGATGCCAGACCCGCAACTGTAGCTAATGTGGAAATAGGCTTGACTGCGAGCAGCATTTCACAAGAAAGAGATCATGTGGACATTGAGTGTAATGTATCTCTTGCTTCTGCAGAAACATATACTGGTGATGAAACTTGCAAAGAGGCAGGAAATCAGAATGACACTATGCATCCAGATGCAAGGGAAGACGATGCTGGTAGCCATCTTTTCAACTCCGATTGGACTTGCACTATGTTCCCTGATCATATGCCCAATGACTCGGAAGGTGGAAATGCCACCAGTGCTGAAAATACCACCATGTCCCCTGATAATATGCCCAATGACTCGGAAGGTGGAAATGTCACCAGTGCTAAAAATGCCACCATGTCTCCTGATCATATGTCCCCTGATAATATGCCCAATGACTCGGAAGGTGGAAATGCCCCCAGTGCTGAAAACTCAGTAGAACTGCTGGCTAAATATCATTTAGCCATAGTACCGCCTGAAAGTGCTAATTGCTGCTCAGAGATTCCTGGTGCTTCTCAAAGTGTTGAACCCTCAA GTTATGAAAGTACTCCAGTGGCCTCATTGAAGAACCAACACTGCTTGGAAACAACTGAGCACATCACATTGACTCAGAAGGCAGTATCAAATGAAGATACACCATCTTCAATTCACTCAGATGTGCAATCTCAGGAAAAA CAGACTGTAGGTTCAGCAGAGAAGCGAAGATCTGCAAAGCAAGTGTTGGAGCGTCCTACTAGATCGCCAATGACCAGAACTTCAGCTCCATAT GGGCATAAATCTCGGCTTACTCGTTCTAGGGCCCAGTCATTATCTATTTCCACACCTGAGTGTCTCAAAATGAGAAGAACCAAATCAGGTACAATGTCTTCGGTTGGATTCTGCTACTTGAATAATTTACCAATTGTCCTTGGATAA
- the LOC123188979 gene encoding uncharacterized protein isoform X2 gives MAKKTPSPPPRARSRRGAAPPSPTPAAALSPPFSPAPLRTRLGAAAAAAAAAAAAAAAASSSPVEHPCVTLWEWCPVMVEGEERKLAVSGFTERNDAFTSAPIAHRYEPLTLQDEGGVVVLLHGSINLLRMRENGFSVQICEQFMIGFPSWWETWDSHMGSYPNCFIDPREGSAQFYLEKFQLGNFIQKFGPLFIEDLLNNAKNFPIDHLDAFTESSRFQEYNCGNDASTKENSAASDDARPATVANVEIGLTASSISQERDHVDIECNVSLASAETYTGDETCKEAGNQNDTMHPDAREDDAGSHLFNSDWTCTMFPDHMPNDSEGGNATSAENTTMSPDNMPNDSEGGNVTSAKNATMSPDHMSPDNMPNDSEGGNAPSAENSVELLAKYHLAIVPPESANCCSEIPGASQSVEPSSYESTPVASLKNQHCLETTEHITLTQKAVSNEDTPSSIHSDVQSQEKTVGSAEKRRSAKQVLERPTRSPMTRTSAPYGHKSRLTRSRAQSLSISTPECLKMRRTKSEWVDFRRRSCGWEEVSETCKEDKGASLSDLLDCPEANNLEFRHGSPKAPAPAPSGRRQYKIHLFVRWNISAGYLLIRTL, from the exons ATGGCAAAAAAGACCCCCAGCCCTCCGCCGAGGGCAAGATCTCGCCGGGGCGCGGCGCCGCCGTCGCCAACCCCAGCCGCTGCTCTGAGCCCTCCCTTCTCCCCTGCCCCGTTGCGCACCCGCcttggcgctgctgctgctgctgcggcggcggcggccgccgccgccgccgccgcctcctcatcCCCCGTCGAGCACCCATGC GTCACGCTGTGGGAATGGTGTCCGGTGATGGTGGAAGGGGAGGAGCGGAAGCTCGCGGTTTCCGGCTTCACTGAAAG GAATGACGCATTCACTTCTGCACCCATAGCACATCGTTATGAGCCTCTCACGCTCCAGGATGAAGGTGGGGTTGTGGTGCTCCTTCATGGTTCAATTAACTTATTGCGAATGCGTGAAAATGGATTTTCTGTGCAG ATATGCGAACAATTCATGATTGGATTTCCGTCCTGGTGGGAGACTTGGGATTCACACATGGGGTCTTACCCAAACTGTTTTATTGATCCACGAGAGGGTTCAGCTCAGTTTTACCTGGAGAAATTCCAGCTAGGCAATTTTATTCAAAAGTTTGGACCCTTGTTCATCGAGGACCTTCTTAATAATGCTAAAAATTTCCCAATCGACCATCTCGATGCATTCACAGAGAGTTCAAGATTCCAGGAATACAACTGTGGAAATGATGCTTCAACCAAGGAAAATTCTGCTGCTTCAGATGATGCCAGACCCGCAACTGTAGCTAATGTGGAAATAGGCTTGACTGCGAGCAGCATTTCACAAGAAAGAGATCATGTGGACATTGAGTGTAATGTATCTCTTGCTTCTGCAGAAACATATACTGGTGATGAAACTTGCAAAGAGGCAGGAAATCAGAATGACACTATGCATCCAGATGCAAGGGAAGACGATGCTGGTAGCCATCTTTTCAACTCCGATTGGACTTGCACTATGTTCCCTGATCATATGCCCAATGACTCGGAAGGTGGAAATGCCACCAGTGCTGAAAATACCACCATGTCCCCTGATAATATGCCCAATGACTCGGAAGGTGGAAATGTCACCAGTGCTAAAAATGCCACCATGTCTCCTGATCATATGTCCCCTGATAATATGCCCAATGACTCGGAAGGTGGAAATGCCCCCAGTGCTGAAAACTCAGTAGAACTGCTGGCTAAATATCATTTAGCCATAGTACCGCCTGAAAGTGCTAATTGCTGCTCAGAGATTCCTGGTGCTTCTCAAAGTGTTGAACCCTCAA GTTATGAAAGTACTCCAGTGGCCTCATTGAAGAACCAACACTGCTTGGAAACAACTGAGCACATCACATTGACTCAGAAGGCAGTATCAAATGAAGATACACCATCTTCAATTCACTCAGATGTGCAATCTCAGGAAAAA ACTGTAGGTTCAGCAGAGAAGCGAAGATCTGCAAAGCAAGTGTTGGAGCGTCCTACTAGATCGCCAATGACCAGAACTTCAGCTCCATAT GGGCATAAATCTCGGCTTACTCGTTCTAGGGCCCAGTCATTATCTATTTCCACACCTGAGTGTCTCAAAATGAGAAGAACCAAATCAG AATGGGTTGATTTCAGGCGTCGCTCCTGTGGATG GGAAGAAGTCAGCGAGACCTGCAAGGAAGACAAGGGGGCGTCTCTGAGTGACCTCTTGGACTGTCCAGAAGCTAACAACCTGGAATTTCGACATGGAAGTCCCAAGGCTCCAGCACCAGCACCAAGCGGTCGGCGACAGTATAAGATCCACTTGTTTGTACGGTGGAACATCTCTGCTGGATATTTGCTGATTAGGACCTTGTAA
- the LOC123188979 gene encoding uncharacterized protein isoform X11, whose translation MAKKTPSPPPRARSRRGAAPPSPTPAAALSPPFSPAPLRTRLGAAAAAAAAAAAAAAAASSSPVEHPCVTLWEWCPVMVEGEERKLAVSGFTERNDAFTSAPIAHRYEPLTLQDEGGVVVLLHGSINLLRMRENGFSVQICEQFMIGFPSWWETWDSHMGSYPNCFIDPREGSAQFYLEKFQLGNFIQKFGPLFIEDLLNNAKNFPIDHLDAFTESSRFQEYNCGNDASTKENSAASDDARPATVANVEIGLTASSISQERDHVDIECNVSLASAETYTGDETCKEAGNQNDTMHPDAREDDAGSHLFNSDWTCTMFPDHMPNDSEGGNATSAENTTMSPDNMPNDSEGGNVTSAKNATMSPDHMSPDNMPNDSEGGNAPSAENSVELLAKYHLAIVPPESANCCSEIPGASQSVEPSSYESTPVASLKNQHCLETTEHITLTQKAVSNEDTPSSIHSDVQSQEKTVGSAEKRRSAKQVLERPTRSPMTRTSAPYNGLISGVAPVDGKKSARPARKTRGRL comes from the exons ATGGCAAAAAAGACCCCCAGCCCTCCGCCGAGGGCAAGATCTCGCCGGGGCGCGGCGCCGCCGTCGCCAACCCCAGCCGCTGCTCTGAGCCCTCCCTTCTCCCCTGCCCCGTTGCGCACCCGCcttggcgctgctgctgctgctgcggcggcggcggccgccgccgccgccgccgcctcctcatcCCCCGTCGAGCACCCATGC GTCACGCTGTGGGAATGGTGTCCGGTGATGGTGGAAGGGGAGGAGCGGAAGCTCGCGGTTTCCGGCTTCACTGAAAG GAATGACGCATTCACTTCTGCACCCATAGCACATCGTTATGAGCCTCTCACGCTCCAGGATGAAGGTGGGGTTGTGGTGCTCCTTCATGGTTCAATTAACTTATTGCGAATGCGTGAAAATGGATTTTCTGTGCAG ATATGCGAACAATTCATGATTGGATTTCCGTCCTGGTGGGAGACTTGGGATTCACACATGGGGTCTTACCCAAACTGTTTTATTGATCCACGAGAGGGTTCAGCTCAGTTTTACCTGGAGAAATTCCAGCTAGGCAATTTTATTCAAAAGTTTGGACCCTTGTTCATCGAGGACCTTCTTAATAATGCTAAAAATTTCCCAATCGACCATCTCGATGCATTCACAGAGAGTTCAAGATTCCAGGAATACAACTGTGGAAATGATGCTTCAACCAAGGAAAATTCTGCTGCTTCAGATGATGCCAGACCCGCAACTGTAGCTAATGTGGAAATAGGCTTGACTGCGAGCAGCATTTCACAAGAAAGAGATCATGTGGACATTGAGTGTAATGTATCTCTTGCTTCTGCAGAAACATATACTGGTGATGAAACTTGCAAAGAGGCAGGAAATCAGAATGACACTATGCATCCAGATGCAAGGGAAGACGATGCTGGTAGCCATCTTTTCAACTCCGATTGGACTTGCACTATGTTCCCTGATCATATGCCCAATGACTCGGAAGGTGGAAATGCCACCAGTGCTGAAAATACCACCATGTCCCCTGATAATATGCCCAATGACTCGGAAGGTGGAAATGTCACCAGTGCTAAAAATGCCACCATGTCTCCTGATCATATGTCCCCTGATAATATGCCCAATGACTCGGAAGGTGGAAATGCCCCCAGTGCTGAAAACTCAGTAGAACTGCTGGCTAAATATCATTTAGCCATAGTACCGCCTGAAAGTGCTAATTGCTGCTCAGAGATTCCTGGTGCTTCTCAAAGTGTTGAACCCTCAA GTTATGAAAGTACTCCAGTGGCCTCATTGAAGAACCAACACTGCTTGGAAACAACTGAGCACATCACATTGACTCAGAAGGCAGTATCAAATGAAGATACACCATCTTCAATTCACTCAGATGTGCAATCTCAGGAAAAA ACTGTAGGTTCAGCAGAGAAGCGAAGATCTGCAAAGCAAGTGTTGGAGCGTCCTACTAGATCGCCAATGACCAGAACTTCAGCTCCATAT AATGGGTTGATTTCAGGCGTCGCTCCTGTGGATG GGAAGAAGTCAGCGAGACCTGCAAGGAAGACAAGGGGGCGTCTCTGA
- the LOC123188979 gene encoding uncharacterized protein isoform X4, producing the protein MAKKTPSPPPRARSRRGAAPPSPTPAAALSPPFSPAPLRTRLGAAAAAAAAAAAAAAAASSSPVEHPCVTLWEWCPVMVEGEERKLAVSGFTERNDAFTSAPIAHRYEPLTLQDEGGVVVLLHGSINLLRMRENGFSVQICEQFMIGFPSWWETWDSHMGSYPNCFIDPREGSAQFYLEKFQLGNFIQKFGPLFIEDLLNNAKNFPIDHLDAFTESSRFQEYNCGNDASTKENSAASDDARPATVANVEIGLTASSISQERDHVDIECNVSLASAETYTGDETCKEAGNQNDTMHPDAREDDAGSHLFNSDWTCTMFPDHMPNDSEGGNATSAENTTMSPDNMPNDSEGGNVTSAKNATMSPDHMSPDNMPNDSEGGNAPSAENSVELLAKYHLAIVPPESANCCSEIPGASQSVEPSSYESTPVASLKNQHCLETTEHITLTQKAVSNEDTPSSIHSDVQSQEKTVGSAEKRRSAKQVLERPTRSPMTRTSAPYGHKSRLTRSRAQSLSISTPECLKMRRTKSGRVVVPLLDPGSSRIVYDNNGLISGVAPVDGLEAPLPNLHATQYYVYSFPSVSIIITCVLG; encoded by the exons ATGGCAAAAAAGACCCCCAGCCCTCCGCCGAGGGCAAGATCTCGCCGGGGCGCGGCGCCGCCGTCGCCAACCCCAGCCGCTGCTCTGAGCCCTCCCTTCTCCCCTGCCCCGTTGCGCACCCGCcttggcgctgctgctgctgctgcggcggcggcggccgccgccgccgccgccgcctcctcatcCCCCGTCGAGCACCCATGC GTCACGCTGTGGGAATGGTGTCCGGTGATGGTGGAAGGGGAGGAGCGGAAGCTCGCGGTTTCCGGCTTCACTGAAAG GAATGACGCATTCACTTCTGCACCCATAGCACATCGTTATGAGCCTCTCACGCTCCAGGATGAAGGTGGGGTTGTGGTGCTCCTTCATGGTTCAATTAACTTATTGCGAATGCGTGAAAATGGATTTTCTGTGCAG ATATGCGAACAATTCATGATTGGATTTCCGTCCTGGTGGGAGACTTGGGATTCACACATGGGGTCTTACCCAAACTGTTTTATTGATCCACGAGAGGGTTCAGCTCAGTTTTACCTGGAGAAATTCCAGCTAGGCAATTTTATTCAAAAGTTTGGACCCTTGTTCATCGAGGACCTTCTTAATAATGCTAAAAATTTCCCAATCGACCATCTCGATGCATTCACAGAGAGTTCAAGATTCCAGGAATACAACTGTGGAAATGATGCTTCAACCAAGGAAAATTCTGCTGCTTCAGATGATGCCAGACCCGCAACTGTAGCTAATGTGGAAATAGGCTTGACTGCGAGCAGCATTTCACAAGAAAGAGATCATGTGGACATTGAGTGTAATGTATCTCTTGCTTCTGCAGAAACATATACTGGTGATGAAACTTGCAAAGAGGCAGGAAATCAGAATGACACTATGCATCCAGATGCAAGGGAAGACGATGCTGGTAGCCATCTTTTCAACTCCGATTGGACTTGCACTATGTTCCCTGATCATATGCCCAATGACTCGGAAGGTGGAAATGCCACCAGTGCTGAAAATACCACCATGTCCCCTGATAATATGCCCAATGACTCGGAAGGTGGAAATGTCACCAGTGCTAAAAATGCCACCATGTCTCCTGATCATATGTCCCCTGATAATATGCCCAATGACTCGGAAGGTGGAAATGCCCCCAGTGCTGAAAACTCAGTAGAACTGCTGGCTAAATATCATTTAGCCATAGTACCGCCTGAAAGTGCTAATTGCTGCTCAGAGATTCCTGGTGCTTCTCAAAGTGTTGAACCCTCAA GTTATGAAAGTACTCCAGTGGCCTCATTGAAGAACCAACACTGCTTGGAAACAACTGAGCACATCACATTGACTCAGAAGGCAGTATCAAATGAAGATACACCATCTTCAATTCACTCAGATGTGCAATCTCAGGAAAAA ACTGTAGGTTCAGCAGAGAAGCGAAGATCTGCAAAGCAAGTGTTGGAGCGTCCTACTAGATCGCCAATGACCAGAACTTCAGCTCCATAT GGGCATAAATCTCGGCTTACTCGTTCTAGGGCCCAGTCATTATCTATTTCCACACCTGAGTGTCTCAAAATGAGAAGAACCAAATCAG GTCGAGTGGTAGTACCCCTATTGGATCCAGGAAGCAGTAGGATTGTCTATGATAAC AATGGGTTGATTTCAGGCGTCGCTCCTGTGGATGGTTTGGAAGCTCCCCTGCCAAATTTGCATGCCACTCAGTACTACGTATATAGTTTTCCCTCGGTAAGCATAATAATCACGTGTGTCCTTGGGTGA
- the LOC123188979 gene encoding uncharacterized protein isoform X9: protein MAKKTPSPPPRARSRRGAAPPSPTPAAALSPPFSPAPLRTRLGAAAAAAAAAAAAAAAASSSPVEHPCVTLWEWCPVMVEGEERKLAVSGFTERNDAFTSAPIAHRYEPLTLQDEGGVVVLLHGSINLLRMRENGFSVQICEQFMIGFPSWWETWDSHMGSYPNCFIDPREGSAQFYLEKFQLGNFIQKFGPLFIEDLLNNAKNFPIDHLDAFTESSRFQEYNCGNDASTKENSAASDDARPATVANVEIGLTASSISQERDHVDIECNVSLASAETYTGDETCKEAGNQNDTMHPDAREDDAGSHLFNSDWTCTMFPDHMPNDSEGGNATSAENTTMSPDNMPNDSEGGNVTSAKNATMSPDHMSPDNMPNDSEGGNAPSAENSVELLAKYHLAIVPPESANCCSEIPGASQSVEPSSYESTPVASLKNQHCLETTEHITLTQKAVSNEDTPSSIHSDVQSQEKTVGSAEKRRSAKQVLERPTRSPMTRTSAPYNGLISGVAPVDGLEAPLPNLHATQYYVYSFPSVSIIITCVLG from the exons ATGGCAAAAAAGACCCCCAGCCCTCCGCCGAGGGCAAGATCTCGCCGGGGCGCGGCGCCGCCGTCGCCAACCCCAGCCGCTGCTCTGAGCCCTCCCTTCTCCCCTGCCCCGTTGCGCACCCGCcttggcgctgctgctgctgctgcggcggcggcggccgccgccgccgccgccgcctcctcatcCCCCGTCGAGCACCCATGC GTCACGCTGTGGGAATGGTGTCCGGTGATGGTGGAAGGGGAGGAGCGGAAGCTCGCGGTTTCCGGCTTCACTGAAAG GAATGACGCATTCACTTCTGCACCCATAGCACATCGTTATGAGCCTCTCACGCTCCAGGATGAAGGTGGGGTTGTGGTGCTCCTTCATGGTTCAATTAACTTATTGCGAATGCGTGAAAATGGATTTTCTGTGCAG ATATGCGAACAATTCATGATTGGATTTCCGTCCTGGTGGGAGACTTGGGATTCACACATGGGGTCTTACCCAAACTGTTTTATTGATCCACGAGAGGGTTCAGCTCAGTTTTACCTGGAGAAATTCCAGCTAGGCAATTTTATTCAAAAGTTTGGACCCTTGTTCATCGAGGACCTTCTTAATAATGCTAAAAATTTCCCAATCGACCATCTCGATGCATTCACAGAGAGTTCAAGATTCCAGGAATACAACTGTGGAAATGATGCTTCAACCAAGGAAAATTCTGCTGCTTCAGATGATGCCAGACCCGCAACTGTAGCTAATGTGGAAATAGGCTTGACTGCGAGCAGCATTTCACAAGAAAGAGATCATGTGGACATTGAGTGTAATGTATCTCTTGCTTCTGCAGAAACATATACTGGTGATGAAACTTGCAAAGAGGCAGGAAATCAGAATGACACTATGCATCCAGATGCAAGGGAAGACGATGCTGGTAGCCATCTTTTCAACTCCGATTGGACTTGCACTATGTTCCCTGATCATATGCCCAATGACTCGGAAGGTGGAAATGCCACCAGTGCTGAAAATACCACCATGTCCCCTGATAATATGCCCAATGACTCGGAAGGTGGAAATGTCACCAGTGCTAAAAATGCCACCATGTCTCCTGATCATATGTCCCCTGATAATATGCCCAATGACTCGGAAGGTGGAAATGCCCCCAGTGCTGAAAACTCAGTAGAACTGCTGGCTAAATATCATTTAGCCATAGTACCGCCTGAAAGTGCTAATTGCTGCTCAGAGATTCCTGGTGCTTCTCAAAGTGTTGAACCCTCAA GTTATGAAAGTACTCCAGTGGCCTCATTGAAGAACCAACACTGCTTGGAAACAACTGAGCACATCACATTGACTCAGAAGGCAGTATCAAATGAAGATACACCATCTTCAATTCACTCAGATGTGCAATCTCAGGAAAAA ACTGTAGGTTCAGCAGAGAAGCGAAGATCTGCAAAGCAAGTGTTGGAGCGTCCTACTAGATCGCCAATGACCAGAACTTCAGCTCCATAT AATGGGTTGATTTCAGGCGTCGCTCCTGTGGATGGTTTGGAAGCTCCCCTGCCAAATTTGCATGCCACTCAGTACTACGTATATAGTTTTCCCTCGGTAAGCATAATAATCACGTGTGTCCTTGGGTGA